In Winkia neuii, a genomic segment contains:
- a CDS encoding response regulator transcription factor, with translation MTRVLLVEDDPAISEPLARALGREGYTVSAHGTGKGALADLAGTDLVVLDLGLPDIDGLDVARQIRAGGSSVPIMILTARTDEVDMVVGLDAGSDDYVTKPFRLAELLARVRALLRRAGSDSSDGYLEAQDIRVDVSAHRAFRGDTELQLTAKEFELLRVLVREAGNVVERETLMREVWSSDPTDSTKTLDMHVSWLRRKLGDDAARPRYITTVRGMGFRFEKEA, from the coding sequence GTGACTAGAGTTTTACTTGTTGAAGACGACCCCGCAATCTCCGAGCCGCTTGCCCGCGCGCTTGGGCGGGAAGGCTACACAGTGTCGGCTCACGGTACCGGCAAAGGTGCGCTGGCCGATCTAGCTGGCACTGACTTAGTGGTTTTGGACTTGGGCCTGCCTGATATTGATGGCCTGGATGTTGCTAGGCAGATCCGCGCCGGAGGCTCTTCTGTCCCCATCATGATTCTTACCGCCCGTACTGACGAGGTCGACATGGTAGTTGGCCTAGATGCGGGCTCTGACGACTACGTAACTAAGCCGTTCCGCTTGGCGGAGCTGTTGGCTCGAGTGCGGGCGCTGCTGCGCCGCGCTGGCAGCGATTCCTCCGACGGCTACCTAGAAGCGCAAGATATTCGCGTAGACGTATCTGCACACCGGGCATTCCGGGGCGATACTGAGCTGCAATTGACCGCAAAGGAATTTGAACTGCTACGGGTGCTGGTGCGTGAGGCCGGCAATGTGGTGGAACGGGAAACCTTGATGCGGGAAGTGTGGTCCTCTGACCCCACCGATTCCACCAAGACGCTGGATATGCACGTGTCGTGGTTGCGGAGGAAGCTGGGTGACGATGCGGCTCGCCCTCGTTACATTACGACCGTACGAGGGATGGGTTTCCGCTTCGAGAAAGAGGCATAG
- the fdxA gene encoding ferredoxin — protein MTYVIAQPCVDVKDRACVDECPVDCIYEGARTLYIHPDECVDCGACEPVCPTEAIFYEDDLPEEWSDYYRANTDFFNLKDLGSPGGAAAVGPVDYDDPMIAELPPQA, from the coding sequence ATGACTTACGTCATCGCTCAACCGTGTGTGGATGTCAAAGACCGCGCGTGCGTGGATGAGTGTCCGGTGGATTGCATTTACGAGGGCGCTCGCACTTTGTACATTCATCCCGACGAGTGCGTTGACTGCGGGGCTTGTGAACCTGTTTGCCCCACTGAGGCCATTTTCTACGAGGACGATTTGCCCGAAGAATGGTCTGACTATTACCGCGCTAATACTGATTTCTTTAACCTGAAGGATCTCGGATCTCCGGGCGGTGCCGCAGCCGTCGGGCCCGTAGACTATGATGATCCCATGATTGCTGAGCTGCCCCCGCAGGCCTAA
- the dapC gene encoding succinyldiaminopimelate transaminase, producing the protein MLPRALELPVFPWDTLEPVKETAKRHPDGIVDLSIGTPVDAVPAFVRQALAEAYDAPGYPPVQGSAQLREDIARWYHAKRGASAVLAHGVIPTVGSKELVAGLPFYLGLRAGDRVLMPQVAYPTYEVGARVTGATPVPVGPDPDTWPSAQMVWLNSPSNPDGRVLSVIELRKIVKWARHHGAIVACDECYAELVWDTPEAPSILEDRVCDRDTTGLLSVYSLSKQSNLAGYRAAFMAGDPKLVSTVLGIRKHLGAMMPTPIQHVMRAVLADREHVTAQRELYADRRQRLLKATANAGLIHDPQSVAGLYLWLSAPGMDAWQIAEALAKIGILVAPGTFYEDNSHVRMSLTASDERIRAAEDRLNKEPLFSN; encoded by the coding sequence ATGTTGCCGCGCGCTTTAGAACTACCAGTGTTCCCTTGGGATACCCTGGAACCAGTAAAAGAAACTGCCAAAAGGCACCCAGATGGCATCGTGGACCTATCGATTGGTACCCCAGTCGATGCCGTGCCAGCCTTTGTTCGCCAGGCCCTAGCCGAGGCGTATGACGCTCCCGGCTATCCGCCGGTGCAGGGGAGTGCGCAACTGCGCGAGGACATAGCGAGGTGGTACCACGCGAAGCGGGGCGCTAGTGCGGTCCTCGCCCACGGGGTTATCCCCACTGTTGGCTCTAAAGAACTAGTGGCGGGGCTGCCCTTCTACTTGGGTCTGCGTGCGGGCGATCGGGTACTCATGCCACAGGTTGCCTACCCAACTTACGAGGTCGGAGCTCGGGTTACCGGGGCAACTCCAGTGCCGGTGGGGCCAGACCCAGATACCTGGCCGAGCGCGCAGATGGTATGGCTCAATTCGCCCTCGAACCCGGACGGACGAGTACTATCTGTGATCGAGCTGCGGAAGATCGTAAAGTGGGCGCGCCACCACGGCGCTATTGTTGCCTGCGACGAGTGCTATGCCGAATTGGTGTGGGATACTCCTGAGGCGCCATCGATCTTGGAAGATCGGGTTTGCGATCGGGACACCACGGGTTTACTTTCGGTCTATTCGCTATCGAAGCAATCTAATCTTGCCGGTTATCGGGCAGCCTTTATGGCTGGTGACCCTAAACTAGTTTCCACCGTGCTTGGGATTCGCAAGCACCTGGGGGCTATGATGCCTACTCCAATCCAGCATGTAATGCGTGCGGTCCTTGCGGATAGGGAACATGTAACAGCCCAGCGCGAATTGTATGCGGATAGGCGACAGCGATTGCTGAAGGCTACTGCGAACGCCGGCTTGATACATGATCCGCAGTCAGTGGCCGGCTTGTATCTGTGGCTTTCTGCCCCCGGTATGGACGCATGGCAGATCGCAGAGGCCTTGGCGAAGATCGGTATCTTAGTGGCTCCAGGAACATTCTATGAGGACAATTCGCACGTGCGGATGTCGCTGACCGCTTCTGACGAGCGAATTCGCGCTGCGGAAGACCGGTTAAACAAAGAGCCCCTGTTTAGTAACTGA
- a CDS encoding adenylate/guanylate cyclase domain-containing protein, producing the protein MTQAKASSGSMPGATIDAARNVLIGGRPTMNLKELAEAAGCEVAYAERFWRAMGFPDLKSDEDMFTELDLASLKSWLSLMSELGLKTRSATSLLRAQSHTMDRLVLWQTEAIVQDLVSQYDLDDTTARLLLLDRIDQFTGILEKQVRYAWRRQLAALLTHIDDEVGQRGMEDMTADTYPLRRTMGFVDMVAYTRRSAGLGAEALADLVEGFEFRCRDVVTRNGGRVVKTIGDAVLWVCDDLATGLRVASKLVHTLVTSEELLPVRASLVCGRVVSRSGDIFGPPVNLASRLVDIAPRASIFMDEQTAQMLYADSKFDDSLIWKADPADLRGVGTVVPYFLDWEKYLRTL; encoded by the coding sequence TTGACCCAAGCGAAGGCATCGTCCGGCTCAATGCCGGGGGCCACTATCGACGCTGCAAGAAACGTGCTCATCGGGGGTCGGCCCACGATGAATCTCAAGGAGCTGGCCGAGGCTGCGGGGTGCGAGGTCGCCTATGCGGAGCGGTTCTGGCGCGCTATGGGCTTTCCTGACTTGAAATCAGACGAGGATATGTTCACCGAGCTAGACCTGGCATCGTTGAAGTCTTGGCTCTCGCTTATGAGCGAGCTCGGGCTCAAAACTAGGTCTGCGACCTCGCTGCTGCGCGCGCAGTCGCACACCATGGATCGTTTGGTGCTGTGGCAGACTGAGGCAATAGTGCAGGACCTGGTGTCCCAATATGATCTGGACGATACTACCGCCAGGCTTCTGCTGCTCGACCGTATTGACCAGTTCACGGGCATTTTAGAGAAGCAGGTTAGGTATGCCTGGAGACGCCAGCTGGCAGCACTGCTTACTCATATCGATGACGAGGTGGGCCAGCGCGGAATGGAAGACATGACAGCTGATACCTATCCGCTCCGCCGGACTATGGGATTTGTCGACATGGTCGCGTATACCAGGCGGTCGGCCGGCCTCGGGGCGGAGGCGTTGGCAGATCTAGTTGAGGGCTTTGAATTTCGGTGCCGCGACGTGGTTACGCGCAATGGCGGCAGGGTGGTGAAGACCATTGGCGATGCTGTGCTGTGGGTATGCGACGATCTAGCCACGGGGCTGCGCGTGGCCAGTAAGCTGGTGCACACCCTGGTGACTTCTGAGGAGCTTCTTCCGGTCCGAGCATCTCTTGTGTGTGGGCGAGTGGTCTCGCGCTCAGGAGACATTTTTGGCCCCCCTGTGAACCTAGCTTCGCGCCTAGTGGACATTGCCCCGAGGGCGTCTATCTTTATGGATGAGCAGACTGCGCAAATGCTTTATGCGGACTCTAAGTTTGATGACTCTCTGATTTGGAAGGCGGATCCGGCAGACCTGCGGGGCGTGGGCACAGTGGTTCCGTATTTCTTAGATTGGGAGAAATATTTGCGGACCCTGTAG
- a CDS encoding Maf family protein: MNLVLASQSPARLQTLKHAGLHPQVRVANVDEAALLAKAKDLPTTGKVANLAKAKAQKIAASDDFSTPTCIVGCDSMLLIGSELVGKPHTAEVARNRWQKMRGKTGTLLTGHYLLVGTSGNWQEKGETASTTVHFANLSDAEIDAYVATGEPLEVAGAFTVDSLGGAFVTGIEGDFHSVVGISLPLLRQMYTELGGFWPDLWK, translated from the coding sequence ATGAATCTTGTTCTAGCCTCGCAGTCACCGGCACGCCTACAAACTCTAAAACATGCAGGTTTGCACCCCCAAGTACGGGTAGCAAACGTCGATGAAGCAGCCCTACTTGCCAAAGCCAAAGACCTGCCCACCACAGGGAAAGTTGCCAACCTGGCCAAGGCGAAAGCGCAAAAGATTGCCGCTTCCGACGATTTCTCTACCCCTACCTGTATTGTAGGGTGCGATTCGATGCTGCTAATTGGTTCAGAGCTCGTTGGCAAACCACATACCGCAGAAGTAGCCCGCAACCGCTGGCAGAAAATGCGCGGTAAAACCGGCACCCTGCTGACCGGACATTACCTACTAGTTGGCACCAGCGGCAATTGGCAAGAAAAGGGCGAAACTGCAAGTACTACCGTCCACTTTGCCAACCTCTCTGACGCCGAGATCGATGCCTACGTGGCTACCGGTGAACCACTAGAAGTAGCCGGCGCATTCACCGTAGATTCTTTAGGAGGGGCCTTCGTCACCGGAATCGAGGGCGATTTTCATTCAGTAGTCGGCATCTCCTTACCGTTGTTGCGGCAAATGTATACCGAGCTGGGAGGTTTTTGGCCCGATCTGTGGAAGTAG